The DNA sequence GTATTTTGGTGAGTATTTTAATGTAAAAAAAACATCTTCTGAAACTATATTAAATGAGGAGTTGCAAACATTTAATTGGAAAGAAATTGATGCTTATCCTACGTTTTCTTCCTGTGATTCATCTGTAACTAAAATGGAAAGCGAACGGTGTTTTGAGCGAACTTTAACTTCGCATATTACCAATTATTTACAGAAAGAAATTATTGTGGTAACTCAAGATGTTAACGATACTATACTATTAGATTTTCAAGTATCTGAAGCGGGCGTATTGTCTTTATTGAATTCAAAGATAGATTCCATTACACTAAAAGAAATACCCAATATAGAGAAGCTTTTGGTTTTAAGTTTAGATTCCTTGCCAAAAGTGTTTCCCGCTATTAAACGTGGGCAGCAAGTAAAAACACAGTTTAAATTGCCTGTAATTATTACAGTGAATTAAGGGGTGTTTGAACATTGAGAAATTAGAAAAGAATCTAATATTTTATTTTTTAAAATATCTTCCTTTCCATTTATAGCTTTTGAAAGTAGATAAAAAAACTACATAGACACTAAAGAATGGATATAAAATAAAAGCGACTAAAAAGCTTCTTAAAATTGCTTTTTGATTAAAAAAATCGGCAGTCTTGTAAATTAAAATAAAATCAATATTTAATTTAATGACTAAAACGTATAGTAATATGTTTGGAGACATACTACTCAAAATGGAAAGAAGTAGCAATGTAATTACAAGGGCATTTGCTAATAAAACAATAGCGCCAGTAAGTTTTCCAAACCAATTATTATAACTACTTGTTTTGGCGGCCCACCTAAGTCGTTGAGAGATTAAATCTTTATATGAAAGTTGAGGTTTTGTGGTAACTATTGCTTGTGAGCATTTTAAATATTCTATGTTTTTTGAGTGCTTTATGGTAGCTTTTTCAAGAAAAAAAATATCATCGCCACTCGCTATATGTGTGTTGCCTTCAAAACCATTTAATTCATTAAATAATCTTTTTTGATAGGCAAAATTAGCGCCATTACATAAAAAAGGTTTTCTAATCCCAAAACCACCAATTGTTGCGCCTTGTAAACTCAAGAGATCTGCTAATTGGAATCGACTTAAAAAAGAATTTGTTTTAGTATAAATAATAGGTGCTGCAATGCATTTAGCATTTGTTTTTTGAATGAATTGGTCAAAACTGTTCAACCAAAACTTTGGTAAAACACAATCAGCATCGCTGGTAATAATCCACTCGTATTTTATTTGTTTAATGGCCGTAGTTATGGCGTCTTTTTTAGGTGAATTTGTTTTGCGTTCATTTTGAATAACTCTTATGTCAAGTTGAATATGTTTAACTTGTTTTATATTTAGAATTTTCTGTATTGATTCTTTTGAACCATCCTTAGAGTGGTCATCCACCAAAATAATTTCATAAAGTTGATTTGGATATTCTAAAGCAAAAATAGAATTTAATAATTCGGGTAAATTTTCAACTTCATTTCTAAAAGGAATAATAATTGAAAATTTTGTTTTAGCTGGAATATTTTGCAATTTAAAACGCTTTACTTTGTTAAAACCATAAACAAAACTACCAATTAAAAAAAGGTAGGCTAAGGATATGCAAATGCTAATTGGAATCATACTTGAACGGGTGTTTTAGGGAAATTAAAACGAAGTACATAATAACTCCCAAGAAAGCTGGGTAGTACAAAATTGAAAAGCCACATAATTGTAACAATTGCCAAAACGGTGACTTCATTTATCTCAAGAAAACTAAACAAATAAACAGCTACACTACCTTTTATTGCTATATCAAGAATAGAAATAGTGGGCACAATGGAAGCTAATAAATACATGGAAGTAATAGTTTTAAAAGCATTTAAATACCCCACTTCTGTTCCGAAAATAGTCAATAAAAGATAAAATTGAAATGAAAAAATAAGATAGCGTAATAATGAAAAAATAAATCCGTAAAAAATAATTTTTTTAGGAAAATGGCTTAAAAAATCTATGATTTTTTTAAATAGAATGGCTTTGGTTTTTGAAACATTTTTACGAATTAGAAAAAACATTATAACTAATATTAATAAGCCAGAAATTAAACCATAAATAAAGTTACTGTAATTAATATCAATTGAATACTCTTTAATAAAAAAATACAAGCCTATAGTTCCAAGGATAGCAGTTATACTCATTTGTAGACCATTAGAAAGTAAGTTTGCTAATAGTATTTGCTTTCTTAATCCTTTAGTGTAAAAAATGGCTTTTGCTCCGTATTCACCAATTCTGTTGGGGGTGAATAAAGAGGCTGTAAAAGAACCCAAACTTTGTTTGGTTGCATTTTTAAAATTAATTTTTATAATAGGACTCACTAATTTTTGCCATTTTGTGATTTCAAAAAACCAATTAAAAAAGGTTAAAATGAGAAGAAATAAGATATTTTTCAGAGAAAAAAAATGGTTTTTTGACGAAAATTGAATAAAGTTATTAATATTGAAACTGCTGTTATTCACCAATTTGTAGTAAATAAAATAAAACGCTATAAGTACAATACTTAATTTAATGAGTACAAAAAAGAATTGTTTAGTTTTGTATGGTCGCGTATTCATAATAAAGCCCGCAAATTAAACAATATTAATAAATGACCTCAAATTTTAAATTGATTAGTAATTTTACTCTTGTTTTAGCACTGTGTTTTTTGAGTTTGTTAGGTTTTTCTCAAAATGATACGAGTAAATTTAAGGCACAGTTTGCTTTAGGAGTAAATAACCCGTCGCCTTCTGGGTTTGTAAATGATTTTGAAGCGAAATTAATAAATTTCCCGAGTATTAATTTAGGGTTACAATATATGCTCAAGTCACCTTTAGGGCTAAAGTTAGATTTTGGATATAATCGATTTTCTAATTTGAATGATACACCAGACTTTAAGGTCAATTACACGCGCATCAATGCTCAGTTGGTATATGATACTTATGGTTTGTTTGGTGTTTTGCCTCAGCAAATGGGGGTTTTTGTACATGCTGGTCCTGGATTTTCAATAATAAAACCACTTGGGAATTATCCAAATAATAATATTTCATTTTTAAATACTATGGTAGGCATGGAGTTTCATTATGCAATTTCAGATACGTTTTCAGTATTTTTAGATGGTTCATATATCTTAGGTTTTAGTAATGATTTTAACCCTGTTTCTGATGGTTTTGGGTCATTTAATGGAAATCTTTTAACTATAAGCATTGGTGCATCAATTTCGCTCAGTGGTTGTTATTATTGTAATTAATGACAAAGGAAAAAATTATATTAGGCATAGATCCAGGTACAACCATTATGGGGTTTGGACTTATAAAAGTGGTGGGGAAAACTATGCAGTTTGTGCAGTTAAATGAGTTGGACTTAAAAAAATACGATGATCACTATTTAAAATTGAAACTTATTTTTGAGCGTACCATAGAATTAATTGATACACATCATCCGGATGAAATTGCCATTGAAGCTCCTTTTTTTGGTAAAAATGTACAAAGTATGTTAAAATTAGGGCGTGCTCAAGGTGTTGCTATGGCCGCAGGTTTGAGTAGAGAAATACCCATTACGGAATATCTGCCTAAAAAAATAAAAATGGCTATAACAGGAAATGGAAATGCTAGTAAAGAGCAAGTAGCAAAAATGCTTCAGGGTTTGTTAGGGTTAAAAACTTTGCCTAAAAATTTGGATGCTACAGATGGGTTAGCAGCAGCAGTATGTCATTTTTATAATTCAGGAAGAGTTTCTGTAGGAAAAAGCTATTCTGGTTGGGATGCTTTTGTAAAGCAGAATGAAAGCCGCATTAAAAAATAATGGCAGGCATTTACATCCATATTCCATTTTGCAAGCAAGCATGTTTTTATTGCGATTTTCATTTTTCAACGTCATTAAAGAAGAAAGACACCCTTATTCAGTCTTTAGTAAAAGAATTGGAATTAAGACAAAACGAACTTCAAAATCAAATAGTTGAAAGCATATATTTTGGAGGAGGTACACCGTCGTTATTGTCTATTGATGAGCTACAACTGTTGATTGGTAGCATTTATAAATATTATAAAGTTTCAGAAAATCCAGAAATAACTTTGGAAGCTAATCCAGATGATTTATCTGAAAATAAAATGATTCAACTATCTAAAAGTCCCATAAATAGGCTTAGTATTGGAATTCAATCTTTTTTTGAAGATGATTTAAAGAGTATGAATCGTGCTCATAATGCTGAAGAAGCAATAAACTGTTTGTCTTTTGCGACTCGTTTTTTTGATAATATTACTATTGACCTTATTTATGGTATTCCTAATATGAGTTTAGAGAAATGGCAAGAAAATTTAGAAAAGGCCTTTAGTTTTGGCGTGAATCATGTTTCAAGTTATGCTTTAACGGTTGAGCCAAAAACGGCATTAGATACGTTTATAAAAAAAGGGAATTACCCGCCAATTGATGAAAATTTAGCGCTGCAACATTTTAATCATTTAATAGAAAAAACAAAAGGGCAAGGTTTTGTGCATTACGAAATTTCGAATTTTGGAAAACCAAATTTTTTTTCAAAACATAATACTAGCTATTGGCAAGGAAAACCATATTTAGGCATCGGACCTTCTGCACATTCATTTTTTGAAAACCAACGCAGTTGGAACGTGTCAAACAATTCAAAATACATTCAGTCTATTCAAAAGAGTAAGTTGCCAAATACCATTGAAATTTTGTCCAAACAAGATCAATATAATGAGTATATCATGACGGGACTAAGAACTATCTGGGGAGTTTCTTTAAATAAAGTTGAACATGATTTTGGAGCAGATATTCTTCAGCATTTAAAGACATCTTCAGAAAAATTTATAAATCAAAGTTTACTTGTCATTGTATATGAAACGGAAAAGCCTGTTCAAGATGAAATATTTACTTCTGAGCAAGTGCCTTTTAATGACGTTGTATTAAAAATTACTCAAAAAGGAAAGTTTTTAGTTGATGGAATTGCATCAGAACTATTTATGATTTGATTATCTTTGGGGATGATTGCAACTATACAATACAACTCCAGAAAACTTCAAATAGATTTATCAGAACCTTTAGATATTTCTATTCCAATAAAGGCTTCAAAAAGCAATGTAAATGCATGGAACCTTAATCCTCCTAAAATAGAGCCGGTAAAATATAAAGAGTGGATTGCTAACGTAAATGAGGGTGCTTGCGTAAATTCCAATAATATTTCTTTTAATCCACACGCACACGGAACCCATACCGAATGTGTTGGACATATTACGGAAAAATCGTATTCTATTAATCAAAATTTAAAAAGGTTTTTCTTTTTAGCAGAAGTTATAACTGTAGCACCTGAAACATTAAAAGGTGATAAAGTTATTTCAAGGAAACAATTGCAATTTGCAATTGGGAATAAAAAAAGAGATGCCATTATTATTAGAACCATTCCTAATACAATTGAAAAGTTAACTAAGCAGTATTCTAATACCAATTGGCCTTATTTATTACCAGATGCTGTGGAATTGTTGGTTTCAAAAGGAGTAAAGCATCTGTTGTTAGATACCCCAAGTATTGATAAAGAAAAAGATGAATGTGAACTTTTAGGTCATAATGCTTTTTGGAATACTAAAGGAAAATTAAGATTAGATTCTACAATTACAGAGTTTGTTTTCGTGCCTAATTTGGTTGAAGATGGCGAGTATTTTTTGAATCTACAAATAGCTCCATTTGAAAATGATGCTTCGCCAAGTAAACCTATTCTGTATAAAATAAAGGAATGATGAAAGCGTTTTTAAAAATAGAAGAATTATTTATGTTTCTTTTAGGTATTTTCATGTTTAACCAATTAGAATATAGTTGGTGGTGGTTTTTAGTTTTAATATTAATGCCAGATATTGGGATGCTTGGTTACGTAATAAACACTAAAATAGGAGCTATAACATATAATTTTTTTCATCATAGAGCTATTGCTATTTTAATTTATTTTGTAGGTGTTTGTTTTCAAAACGGTATGGTGCAATTAGTGGGGATTATCCTGTTTTCTCATGCATCGTTAGATAGAATTTTTGGTTACGGTTTAAAATATACTGATGCCTTCAAACATACTCATTTGGATGATTTAGAGAACTAATTAATTCACTTAAAATGAATATAGAGCAAATTAGAGCATATTGCTTAA is a window from the Pseudalgibacter alginicilyticus genome containing:
- a CDS encoding glycosyltransferase family 2 protein yields the protein MIPISICISLAYLFLIGSFVYGFNKVKRFKLQNIPAKTKFSIIIPFRNEVENLPELLNSIFALEYPNQLYEIILVDDHSKDGSKESIQKILNIKQVKHIQLDIRVIQNERKTNSPKKDAITTAIKQIKYEWIITSDADCVLPKFWLNSFDQFIQKTNAKCIAAPIIYTKTNSFLSRFQLADLLSLQGATIGGFGIRKPFLCNGANFAYQKRLFNELNGFEGNTHIASGDDIFFLEKATIKHSKNIEYLKCSQAIVTTKPQLSYKDLISQRLRWAAKTSSYNNWFGKLTGAIVLLANALVITLLLLSILSSMSPNILLYVLVIKLNIDFILIYKTADFFNQKAILRSFLVAFILYPFFSVYVVFLSTFKSYKWKGRYFKK
- a CDS encoding outer membrane beta-barrel protein, which codes for MTSNFKLISNFTLVLALCFLSLLGFSQNDTSKFKAQFALGVNNPSPSGFVNDFEAKLINFPSINLGLQYMLKSPLGLKLDFGYNRFSNLNDTPDFKVNYTRINAQLVYDTYGLFGVLPQQMGVFVHAGPGFSIIKPLGNYPNNNISFLNTMVGMEFHYAISDTFSVFLDGSYILGFSNDFNPVSDGFGSFNGNLLTISIGASISLSGCYYCN
- the ruvC gene encoding crossover junction endodeoxyribonuclease RuvC, whose amino-acid sequence is MTKEKIILGIDPGTTIMGFGLIKVVGKTMQFVQLNELDLKKYDDHYLKLKLIFERTIELIDTHHPDEIAIEAPFFGKNVQSMLKLGRAQGVAMAAGLSREIPITEYLPKKIKMAITGNGNASKEQVAKMLQGLLGLKTLPKNLDATDGLAAAVCHFYNSGRVSVGKSYSGWDAFVKQNESRIKK
- the hemW gene encoding radical SAM family heme chaperone HemW, yielding MAGIYIHIPFCKQACFYCDFHFSTSLKKKDTLIQSLVKELELRQNELQNQIVESIYFGGGTPSLLSIDELQLLIGSIYKYYKVSENPEITLEANPDDLSENKMIQLSKSPINRLSIGIQSFFEDDLKSMNRAHNAEEAINCLSFATRFFDNITIDLIYGIPNMSLEKWQENLEKAFSFGVNHVSSYALTVEPKTALDTFIKKGNYPPIDENLALQHFNHLIEKTKGQGFVHYEISNFGKPNFFSKHNTSYWQGKPYLGIGPSAHSFFENQRSWNVSNNSKYIQSIQKSKLPNTIEILSKQDQYNEYIMTGLRTIWGVSLNKVEHDFGADILQHLKTSSEKFINQSLLVIVYETEKPVQDEIFTSEQVPFNDVVLKITQKGKFLVDGIASELFMI
- a CDS encoding cyclase family protein; translated protein: MIATIQYNSRKLQIDLSEPLDISIPIKASKSNVNAWNLNPPKIEPVKYKEWIANVNEGACVNSNNISFNPHAHGTHTECVGHITEKSYSINQNLKRFFFLAEVITVAPETLKGDKVISRKQLQFAIGNKKRDAIIIRTIPNTIEKLTKQYSNTNWPYLLPDAVELLVSKGVKHLLLDTPSIDKEKDECELLGHNAFWNTKGKLRLDSTITEFVFVPNLVEDGEYFLNLQIAPFENDASPSKPILYKIKE
- a CDS encoding DUF4260 domain-containing protein — its product is MKAFLKIEELFMFLLGIFMFNQLEYSWWWFLVLILMPDIGMLGYVINTKIGAITYNFFHHRAIAILIYFVGVCFQNGMVQLVGIILFSHASLDRIFGYGLKYTDAFKHTHLDDLEN